The proteins below are encoded in one region of Castor canadensis chromosome 6, mCasCan1.hap1v2, whole genome shotgun sequence:
- the LOC141424268 gene encoding LOW QUALITY PROTEIN: vomeronasal type-2 receptor 116-like (The sequence of the model RefSeq protein was modified relative to this genomic sequence to represent the inferred CDS: substituted 1 base at 1 genomic stop codon), whose product MDQCVKCADHQNANXDQNHCLQKSVTFLGYEDPLGLALACMALIFSVLTAAVLGVFMKHHDTPIVKANNRALTYILLISLTFCFLCSLLFIGRPGMATCILQQTTFGIVFTVVTSTVVAKTLTVILAFNIMSPGKRMRWLLVSRTPNYLIPICTLIQLTACGISLGTSPPFIDTDTNSEHGHIIITCNMGSAVAFYCILGYLIFLALGSFRVAFLARNLPDTFNEAKFLTFSMLVLCSVWVTFFPVYHSTKGRVMVAVEVFSILASSAGILGFIFGIKCYIILLRTERNILYGFRDKTRSMYNEPSED is encoded by the coding sequence ATGGATCAGTGTGTGAAGTGTGCAGATCATCAGAATGCCAACTAAGACCAAAACCACTGCCTCCAAAAATCTGTGACCTTTCTGGGTTATGAAGATCCCTTGGGTTTGGCTCTGGCCTGCATGGCTCTGATCTTCTCTGTACTCACAGCTGCTGTTCTCGGGGTGTTCATGAAACACCATGACACTCCCATTGTCAAGGCCAATAACAGGGCTCTCACCTACATCCTGCTCATCTCCCTCACCTTCTGTTTTCTCTGCTCCTTGCTCTTCATTGGCCGTCCTGGCATGGCCACCTGCATCCTCCAGCAGACCACATTTGGAATTGTGTTCACAGTGGTTACTTCCACTGTCGTAGCCAAAACTCTCACTGTGATCCTAGCTTTTAATATCATGTCCCCAGGGAAAAGGATGAGGTGGCTGTTGGTATCAAGAACACCTAACTACCTTATTCCCATCTGCACACTGATCCAACTGACTGCCTGTGGAATCTCGCTTGGAACCTCTCCACCCTTCATTGACACAGACACAAACTCAGAACATGGCCACATCATCATCACGTGTAACATGGGATCAGCTGTGGCATTTTACTGCATCCTGGGATACCTAATTTTCCTGGCCTTGGGGAGCTTCAGAGTGGCTTTTCTGGCAAGGAATCTTCCTGACACATTCAATGAAGCCAAGTTCCTGACGTTCAGCATGCTGGTGCTCTGTAGTGTCTGGGTCACCTTCTTCCCTGTCTACCACAGCACCAAGGGAAGGGTCATGGTGGCTGTGGAGGTCTTCTCCATCTTGGCCTCCAGTGCAGGGATCTTAGGCTTCATCTTTGGTATCAAGTgctacattattttgttaaggacaGAGAGGAACATTCTGTATGGCTTCAGGGATAAAACCCGTTCTATGTACAATGAGCCTTCTGAAGATTAA